TAATGTCAGCACATCTACATTTGTTTTTAATGCTTTTATTCGTTCTTTATGTTTTACACCAAATCTTTGCTCTTCATCAACAACCAACAGTCCTAAATCTTTATATTCTACATCTTTACTTAACAGTTTATGCGTACCTACAACAATATCTACAAAGCCTGATTTAATGCCTTCTTTAGTTTCTTTTACTTGTTTTGGCGTTCTAAATCGACTCATCATTTGTATTTCTACAGGATATTCTTGCATACGTTCTCTAAATGTTTCAAAGTGTTGCTGTGCAAGGATTGTGGTCGGCACTAGTATGGCAACTTGCTTGCCTTCTAAGACAGCTTTAAATGCAGCTCTAATAGCTACTTCAGTCTTACCGTAACCTACATCACCACATAGCAGTCTATCCATCGGTCTTCTTTTTTCCATATCTGCTTTGATTTCTTCTAAAGAAGTCACTTGGTCAGGTGTAGGTTCATAAGGAAAGTCCATTTCAAATGTCATTTGTTCTTCGTTATCAGGACCATATTGATATCCTTCAACTTGCTCGCGCTCTTGATATAGCTTTAACAATTCATCTGCAATATCTTCAACATTTTTTTGTACTTTCGCTTTAGTTTTCTTCCACTCAGTACCACCAAGTTTATTAACTTTTGGTACTTTATCATCTGAACCAACAAATTTTTGAACATCATTCATTTGGTCAACAGGCACAAATAATTGATCCGTACCTTTATACTGAATTTTAATATAATCTTTGTGTATACCAGAAACTTCTAAAGTTTCAACACCTAAGTATTTACCGACACCGTGATGAACATGTACAACGTAATCTCCAACATTAAGCTCTTGGTATGATTTTATTTTTTCTGCATTAGATAATTTTTGTCTTCTTTTAGATTGTTTACGTTCACGCGCTTTGAATAATTCTTTTTCCGTGACAACAACCAATTTCATATAAGGCAGTTCGAATCCTTCTGATAAAGCACCGTCCGTTACAACAGCTTGACCTCTTTCACCAACTTGTTCTACCCTATCGATTACTGTTGGTATCTTCATATCAGTTAACATACCTTGAATTTTAGACTTTCTCGTTTCAGATTCAGCCAATAGAACAACTGTAAATCCTTGTTTCATAAATCGGTCAAATTCCGATTGCATAATGTCATACTGTCCGTAAAACCTTTGAACTGGTTTACATGAAAACTTAACCATCTCTTCGATTTCAACTGGCATACTTGCTGTAAATAAAGTAAAATAAGCAACTTTATGCTGATTCAATAAATCAGTAAAAGCATTCTCAGCAATGAAGCGCTGTCCTATAAAACCTTGACCCGATTCAACAAGAGATTGTGTAAACTCTTCAATTTCAACATCTAAAGCATTCTCTGTTTCCTTGATTCGATTATATTCATCTACAACAATCAGTGCATCTTCAGCTAAATAATCTGTAAAAGTTGTAACCTCATCATACATAAACGCTATAACACGTCTCAAAATTTGATGATCTTTCAATTCATCGCTTTGCATCAAGATATTTTGATATGTATCTTTTAAGTCTGCACGCATTTCAGTCGGTAATTTTTGTCGAGTTTTTTCATATGAATCTTCCATACGTTCTGATAGTTGATTGATTTGTTCACTTGTGAAAATATAATCACTTGCAGTTGTAATTTCAACTTGTTCAACATTCCCTAAAGAACGTTGTGTTTCGACATCAAACAACCTCATACCATCAACTTCCGTATCAAATAACTCGATACGAACTGGGTCAGCTGTTACTGGATAAATGTCAATTAAGCCACCACGAATAGAAAATTCACCAATTGTCGAAACTAATGATTGTCTCTTATAGCCCATATCAACTAGTTGTTTAGCCCACTCATCTAAATCAATGTCGTCACCAATTTTAATAGATTTGTAGTGTTCATTCCAAATATTTTTTGGCGTTAATTGCTTTTTCAAGCCATTAATAGGCACGATAAATAGACCCTTCTTGCCTTGTGCAAGATGGGTTAATGTTCTAATTCTTTCACTCATTAAATCTGGACTTTGTGTTGAAAATGCTTCTATCATAATATCTTGCACAGGGAACTTAAATACTTCTTCCGAAGGTAGTAATTGCAGGATGTCTGCTTCTAATTTATCCGCCTGATACAAGTTGTTTGTCACAATAACTAATTGCTTATCATTTTTAAGGTATTGTTCTAAAATAAGCAATGCTTTACTCGATTGATTCAATCCAGTAATCAGTATGTTTTTGTCACCAAAAATATGTTCTAAATCTTGAAATCGTTCATCTGCTTGTATGATTTCATGAATAACATGCTTCATTTTATCTCACCATTATACTGGTTCATTACATTCTGAAAAGTTTCCCCTTTAATTAAAGCTTCACAAGCATCAGCTGCGCGCTCGATCACTTTTTCCATTGTGATCATTTCATCGTCAGAGAACTTTTGAAGCACATAACTAGGTACACTCATACCATTTGTTGGACGATCAATTCCGATTCTTATTCTATCGAATTGATCTGTTCCTAAATGTTGAATTAATGACTTAATACCATTATGGCCACCAGCACTTCCTTTCTGACGTAACCTCAAACGTCCTTGAGATTGGTCCATATCATCGTAAAGTACCACTAAGTCTTCGATGTCTACGTTGTAATAATCCATAAGTGGTCTTACAGCTTCTCCTGATAAATTCATAAAAGTCATGGGTTCAATTAACATGACTTTTTCTCCATTTATTAATCCTATTGTATATGCACCTTTAAATTTTTGTTTATCTATTTGTAATTGATGGCGTTTAAGAAGCTCATCTACTACTTCAAATCCAATGTTATGACGTGTACGGTCATATTTTTTTCCGATATTTCCAAGTCCAACAATACATTTCATGTTGTAACCTCCATATTAATACTAAGTATATATTATAGCATTTTTATAATTATTTTCATCTAACTATACTCAAATAAAAAAACCCAACACATAAGTGTTGGGTTTTAGTTGTTTAGAAGATTACTTTCTTATTCAGCGTCTTCTGCTGATACTGCGTTAGCTTCTTCAGCTGCAGTTTCTTCAGCATCTTCAGCAGGCTCATCTGTTGGAGGAACTACTGTTACAACTGCATCTTCTTTATCGTTTTCGATAGAGTATTTATCAGTTGCATCTAAGTCACCTACTAAGTAACTATCGCCAATTCCTAATTCTGTAATATCAACTTCGATATTTTCAGGAATTGCATCTGGAGTAGTTGTAACTTGTAAGTCGAATAATGGTTGTTGAACTACGCCACCTTCAGAAGCACCAACTGCTTCACCTACTAATACTACAGGTACATCAACAGTTAATTCTTCTTTCATGTTAATTGCTAAGAAATCAACATGTGTGATTTGGTTTTTAAGAGAATCAAATTGATAATCTGAAACCATAACTTTGATCGTTTTAGAACCAACGCCTAATTCGATAACACCGTTACGTCCAACTTCACGAATTGTTTTGATGAATTCAATTTCATCAACTTTTACAGATGTATTTTTAGCACCGTAACCGTATACTACTGCTGGAATAATACCTGAAGTTCTTAATTTACGTAAACTAGAACGAGTTTGTTTACCTTGACGGATAACTGACTTTAATGAAGCCATTATCTTTTCCACCTTTCATATATGCGCAATATGCGCTCCTACACTCACCCATCAACAATAAATGTTGCTTGTAAGTGGTTATTTAGTCCATTAAAATGAACCGTTTGTTATTATACACGATTATTAAAAATTAATCAAATAGCACACTAACAGATTCTTGTTCATACACACGAACAATCGCTTGCGCTAATAATTCTGCTACTGATAATTCTTTAACATTAGATGGTTTTCTATCTTCTGGTAATTGTATAGAGTTTGTAACTACTAATTCTTTAATTTGAGAATTTTCAATACGTTCTTTTGCCGGCCCTGATAATACAGGATGCGTACAACAAGCATATACTTCTTTTGCACCTTTTTTAATAAGTGCATCAGCCGCTAATGTAATCGTTCCAGCTGTATCAATAATATCATCGATAATGATAGCAGTCTTACCATCAATATCTCCGACGATATTCATCACTTCTGCGACATTAGGTTTTGGACGACGTTTGTCAATAATTGCTATAGGTGTTTTTAGACGGTCTGCCATTTTACGAGCTCTTGTTACCCCACCATGATCAGGTGATACAACTACTGTCGTTTCAGGGTCTAAACCTTTTTCAAAGAAGTAGTTAGATAAGATTGGTACGCCCATTAAATGATCAATCGGTATATCAAAGAATCCTTGAATTTGAGGAGCATGTAAATCAAGTGCAATCATTCTGCTAGCACCCGCTTTTTCAATAATGTTTGCCACAAGTTTCGCTGTGATTGGTTCACGGCTTCTTGCTTTGCGGTCTTGTCTAGCATAGCCATAATAAGGCATTACGATATTAATGTTTGCAGCTGATGCGCGTTTACAAGCATCAATCATAATTAATAATTCCATCAAGTGTTCATTTACTGGATTTGATGTTGGTTGAATTATAAATACATCACAACCACGGATACTTTCTTCAATATTGATTTGAACCTCACCATCAGCAAACCTTTTAACAGTAGATTTTCCTAGTGGAATTCCTACTAAATTTGCAACCTCTTGTGCTAAAGGCTGATTACCTTCAAGTGAAAATATTTTTAATGAAGAGTTCTTATATTCAGTATTCAACATTTCTGTACCTCCGATATCATTTTGACTCATGTTTTGACGGCTCCTTTTATTTCGTTTTATAGTATCCTTCTTTTGTAGTTTGTCTAGCACGACCTAGTGCCAAACTTTCATCAGGTACATCATCTGTAATTGTTGAACCTGCTGCTATGAATGCTCCATCTCCAACTTCTACTGGTGCAACTAGATTTGAATTACATCCAATAAACGCATCATCTCCTATAATCGTACGGAATTTATTAACCCCGTCATAATTAACAGTTATTGAACCACAGCCAATATTTGTTCTTGCACCTACTTCTGCATCACCAATATAGCTTAAGTGAGAAACTTTGGCGCCGTCTTTCAAGACTGCTTTCTTAGTCTCTACGAAGTTACCAATTTTCGTCTCTTTACCTAGCTCGGAACCTGGTCTTAATTGTGCAAAAGGTCCAACTGTAGAAAATTCACCTACAACCGAATCTGTTATAACAGATTGTTTAATTGTAGCATCATCTTTAATTGTACTATTTTTGATGTCAGAATTCATTCCTATCGTAACATTTTTTCCTATAATTGTTTTACCATTAATGCTTGTACCTGGTTCAATAACAGTGTCCTCACCAATTACAACATGTTTACCAATATAAGTCGTAGCCGGATCAACAATTGTCACACCATTTATCATATGTTGTAAATTTATTCTTTCTTTCATCTTTTGTTCAGCTTTTGCTAATTGTACTCTGTCGTTCACACCCATAATACCATCTACATCATCTGTAATATAAGCTGATACTTTTTCATCTTCTTCTTTTAAAATGCGAATAACATCTGGTAAATAATACTCACCTTGTGCATTATCATTATTTACTTTTTCTAAAGTTTCAAATAATTTTTGATTATCGAATGCAAAAATTCCAGAACTAATTTCATTTACTTCAGCTTGTTCTGCAGTAGCATCTTTTTGTTCAACAATGCCTGAAACCTGACCATCATTACCACGAATAATTCTGCCATAACCGAATGGATCGTTTACCTTTGCAGATAGTACAGTAGCGACAGTATTTTCAGATTCATGAAATGTTAAAAGTGCATGAATTGTTTCATCACTGATTAATGGTGTGTCACCACACACTACAATTGTCGTTCCTTTTTTATTTCCTAATATATCTTTAGCAGTCTTAACTGCATGAGCCGTTCCTAATTGTTCTTCTTGATGTACAAACTGAGATGCATGACCGATTGTTTCTTTAACTTTTTCTGCTCCATGTCCAACAACTGTAACAACCGTTTCTACACCAGCGTTTTTGACACTATCAATAACATGTTGAACCATAGCTTCACCAGCCACTGGATGTAAAACTTTGTAAAGTTTAGATTTCATTCTTGTCCCTTTACCAGCAGCTAATACGACTGCATATTTTTGCATTGCAAATACCTCCATTTATACACACTTTAGTCTATTATAATTTAATCTACATATGACTATCAAGGAAGAGTTATTTTTATATGAATTAATTTGGTGTAAATAACACTTCTTATTACAATATTATAGAAAATCACATAAAAAAACTGTCGCAAAGTTTCAAGGCTTTGTCGACAGTTAAATAAAATCCAACGAAATTGTATCGTTTTGATTGGTTATACTTCTTTTTCGTTTTCGTTTTTATCTTCATTTTCATTTTCATTTTCTTCATTCTCTGATTTAGACGCTTCTTGAGCAGATTTAGGAATGATTACTTCATCAGTTTCATCATAAACTTTCATAACCGCTTCTTGTATTTCTTGTCTCATTTCAGAGTTAATAGGATGCGCAATATCTCTAAACTCCCCATCAGGCGTACGTTTACTTGGCATAGCAACAAATAGCCCTGAATTTCCCTCAATCACTCTTAAATCGTGAATGACAAAGGCATCGTCTAATGTAATTGAAACTAATGCCTTCATTCTTCCATCTGTTTGAATTTTTCTTAATCTCACATCTGTTACCTTCATGATTTGTGTGCCCCCTGTTTCGTCTATTTAAAGCAGCATCATATTAATTGAAGTTAGTTATTTTATTTTAGCGATCATTTCAATCTCAACTTTTACATCTTTAGGTAAACGTGCTACTTCCACACAACTTCTAGCAGGCAAATGCTCATCAAAATATTCTCCGTATACTGAGTTGATGTCTTGGAAATCATTCATATCTTTTATAAAGATTAATGATTTAACGACACTATCTAACGTCGCGCCACTCTCTTCAAGTACTGTTTTTAAATTCTCAAGTACTTGTTTAGTTTGTGCTTTAACATCATCTGATACGATTTCACCTTGCTGATTTAATGGTATTTGACCTGAAGTAAATACTAAATTATCTACTACTACTGCATGGCAATATGGTCCTAATGCTTCTGGAGCGTTTGCTGAGTTAATACTTTTCATGTTGAATACCTCTCCTTTTAATTAAATCTTTTTAAACAGTTGCCTTCTTCTACTGAAAATTGTTGATTGTATTCGTCTACGTCAGATAATCTCACTAAAGATGTATAATCTTCAATCAATCGATGTTTAACTTCTTTTGATTCTACAAGTACTGATACCCCTTTTACTGTAGCTTTAAACTCATTCATCAAATTGATTACGCCATTTATAGAGCCGCCTGCTCTCATGAAGTCATCGACGATTAATACATTCGAATATTCATCTAATGTTCTTTTAGATAAAACCATTGTTTCAATTTTCCTCGATGAACCTGAAACATAGTTAATTGACACTGTTGACCCTTCAGTCACTTTATTATCTTTTCTTATGACAACAACTGGCAAATTAAGCACTTTTGCGACTGCGTTAGCTAAAGAAATCCCTTTAGTCGCTATTGTAACTACCGCATCAAGTTCTTCATCCATGTACATTGTAGCTATCAATTCTCCAACTTGATTCAACAGCTTAGGATTACCTACTAAATCTGACATGAATAAATAGCCGCCTGGCAATAGCCTTTCTTTCTCTTTTAGCAACTCACACAATCTTGCTATCAGTTCACGCGCTTCTTCAACGTACATTTTAGGGCGATAAGTAACACCGCCACTTGCTCCTGCAGTTGTTTCGATAATGCCAAGTCTTTCAGCATTAAACGTTTCTTTGATAATTTGTATGTCTTCACTAATAGATGACTTAGCCTGACCAAAATGATTAACAAAATAAGTCAACGGCACTAATTCATTCGGATGTTTCAATAAATATTGTGTCATATAAACGATTCGTTCACTTCGTTTAAAACGCATTTATAAAACTCCAATCTCTACTACGTATTTTAAGCATAATTATACTATAACTGTAAGCGTTCTACAAAATCACCCAAGTAGACGTGCAATATACACATCATGACAACAACCCATTAAAGCGTTGTATACTTGCTTAGCTTGTCTTTCCTTTTGTACAAACCCATATATAGTTGGTCCGCTTCCACTCATCAGTGCAGCATCAACTCCACTGTTTTTCATTGTATTCTTTAATTTCTCTACTTCGGGATACAACTTCATTGTGATTTTTTCAAGGCTATTGCCAAGAGATTGGCACAGCAATTCATAGTTATTATTTTCTATCGCATCTAGGCAGTCTTGCGTACGCACTTCAACTTTCTCATTCAAATCTAATGCACCATATATTTCTGGTGTTGAAACACCGATATCTGGTTTAGCAATCACAACCCATGCTGAAGGCGGTTTCGGAAGATGAGTGATTTGCTCACCTCTTCCTTGGCACAATGCAGTCTTACCATAAATACAAAAAGCTATGTCCGATCCAATTTCTGCTGCCAATTCACTTAGAACTTCTAGTGACTCATTAATCTCCCAGAGCTCATTTAGGCCTCTGAATGTTGCAGCTGCATCGCTTGAACCACCTGCTAATCCAGCAGAAATGGGTATACTTTTTTCTAATGAAATCTTTACGCCCTTTTTAATATTGTATTTATCTTGCATCAATTTCGCTGCTTTATATGCTAAATTTCTATGATCGCTTGGAACGAAATTATGTTCAACATCAATTATGATTTCACCGTCATCTCTACTTTCGAAAGTTAATCGGTCGTTTAAATCGACAGTCGTCATGATCATCTCTACTTCATGATAACCATCATCACGTTTGTACAATGTATCTAGCGTTAAATTAATTTTTGCTGGTGCAGTCTCATAAATCATATACTTGCCCTCTCTAAAACTTATTATTATGATTTTACCATAAATAAAAGTTAGAAAGTATTAGCTTTAAGCTATTTTTTGCATAATAAAAAACCCTACGCCATATCACAGTCATATCGCGTAGAGTTTTTTATTACATACCTTTAAATTATTGAACTATAAATTCTTCTTTAAGTTCGTTCATAAAAGTTACTTGGACATTCTCAGTTAATACATCAGTGTATGTATAAGATACACGCTCAAAATTATGTTTCTCTTGATCTAATTCGACCACGAAAACTGATGGATACGTTTCCTTAAGCACACCACTTCGCTCAATTAACTTCTTACGTCCTCCATTAGCTTTAAGTACAATACGATTTCCTAATTGACAATCCAATATTTTTTTGATGTCTACTAAAGTCTTCGGCATATTGCCCTCACCTCGCTATAAATAAAATTATACTACGAAAGCAAGGTTTTGTCAAATAATCTTAAATTTTATCAATTAGGGAAAGTATTGTCAATATATTTACACAGATAAATTAGGGTATTTTTTCAAATTGTTGCAAAGATGTGCATATTCTTGTATTGTTAACGTTTCTCCGCGTCGCTTAGGGTCTATGTTTGAATCGTTTAACCACTCAACAATTTCTTCTTTATGCGCCTTGCCTTCTTTGATTGTACTAATATAATTGTTCAAAATTGTTTTTCTTCGTTGTGCAAATCCACCTTTTGAAAGCGTGAATAACAATTTTTCATCTTCCACCTCAACGATAGGTTCCTTGCGTGTAGTCAATTTGATTACAATTGAATCGACATTAGGTGGTGGCATGAAGACCGTCTTAGGGACCACTAAAACGCGCTCTGTTTCAGTGTAATACTGACAAGCAATAGATAGCGATCCATAACTTTTACTACCTACTTGGGCATTTAAACGTTCTCCCACTTCTTTTTGCATCATCACAACGTAACCATCGATTGGTAAATGATTTTCTAGTAAATTCATGAGTATAGGCGTAGTAATATAATAAGGTAAGTTTGCTACCAACATGATTTTATCGCAATCTTGTAAATGCTTGTCTATTTCTTCCTTAACGTTCGCTTTAAGTATATCTTCATTTACGATTGTTACGTTATTATATGGACTTAATGTATCTTCCAAAACAGGTATCAGTCTTTGGTCGATTTCAAAAGCCAATACTTTTTTTGCAGATCTCGCTAATTGTTCTGTAAGAGACCCCATACCAGGACCTACTTCGATTACACCTGTATTTTCATCAATATCACTAGCTGAAATGATTTTTTGTATGATATTCGTATCAATTAGAAAATTCTGACCTAAGCTCTTTTTGAATTTAAAGCCATATTGGTCGAGCAATGCCTTTGTACGTTTAGGTGTTGCTATATCTTTATCGTTCATGATGTCCCTCCTTTTTTATATCCAAGCGCTTCTTTTACATCTTTTTCAGTATAACCGAAGGCATTTAATTTGTTTAGCAATTGTTTACCATTTGAATGGCCAATATTTAATTTGCTACACAGTATTTCTCTTTTTCTTCGGGAATCAGGACCTATTATTAACCCTAAATCAATTAAGACTGCTTTATCAATCGTTTCAATGTTTGCTTCCAATGGAGAGCTGACATTCATAAGCGCATTTTTAACTGTGTCTACAGATGCATGTTCAACACCAATTTTCCCTCTTTTGTTTTTAGCTTTTTCCCGTGGAATAAATGCGTGTTTAACACTTGGGATATATTGCTTAATCGTATTTCTAATTTTATCACCCGGGAAGTCAGGATCCGTTAATACAATGACACCACGTTTTTCATGAGCTTGTTTTATTACTTCAAGTGTTTCTTTCGATATTGCCGATCCATTCGTTTCAATCGTATCGCAATCTACAGCACGTTTAACATTAACTGTATCATCACGACCTTCTACCACAACAAATTCATTTATCTTCATGATATCTTCCTTCTTTTAAAGATGCCCCAAAACCACAGTTTTGGGGCATCTAATTTTATAATTTAAATAGTCTTTCTGCATTTTGTGTAGTTGCTTCACACACTTCTTCATATGAGATGCCTCTTAATTCGGCAATTTGTTCAGCAACAAGTTTAACACGCGCAGGCTCATTTCTTTTTCCTCTATAAGGATGCGGTGATAAATATGGTGCATCCGTTTCAACTAGCAATCTATCTAAAGGTACGTGTTGTGCTACTTCTTTAGGTTGTTTAGCATTTTTAAAAGTAACTGGTCCTCCTAATGAAATATAAAAATTCATTTTTAGTATTTCATCAGCTATTTCATTCGAACCACTGAAACTATGCATGATACCGCCTATTTCACTTGCATTTTCTTCTTTCAAAATATCCACACAATCTTGTGTAGCTTCTCTATTATGAATAATGATCGGCAGTTGAACTCGTTTAGCTAACGCTATTTGCTTCCTAAACACTTCTTTTTGGACATCTT
This portion of the Mammaliicoccus vitulinus genome encodes:
- the mfd gene encoding transcription-repair coupling factor — encoded protein: MKHVIHEIIQADERFQDLEHIFGDKNILITGLNQSSKALLILEQYLKNDKQLVIVTNNLYQADKLEADILQLLPSEEVFKFPVQDIMIEAFSTQSPDLMSERIRTLTHLAQGKKGLFIVPINGLKKQLTPKNIWNEHYKSIKIGDDIDLDEWAKQLVDMGYKRQSLVSTIGEFSIRGGLIDIYPVTADPVRIELFDTEVDGMRLFDVETQRSLGNVEQVEITTASDYIFTSEQINQLSERMEDSYEKTRQKLPTEMRADLKDTYQNILMQSDELKDHQILRRVIAFMYDEVTTFTDYLAEDALIVVDEYNRIKETENALDVEIEEFTQSLVESGQGFIGQRFIAENAFTDLLNQHKVAYFTLFTASMPVEIEEMVKFSCKPVQRFYGQYDIMQSEFDRFMKQGFTVVLLAESETRKSKIQGMLTDMKIPTVIDRVEQVGERGQAVVTDGALSEGFELPYMKLVVVTEKELFKARERKQSKRRQKLSNAEKIKSYQELNVGDYVVHVHHGVGKYLGVETLEVSGIHKDYIKIQYKGTDQLFVPVDQMNDVQKFVGSDDKVPKVNKLGGTEWKKTKAKVQKNVEDIADELLKLYQEREQVEGYQYGPDNEEQMTFEMDFPYEPTPDQVTSLEEIKADMEKRRPMDRLLCGDVGYGKTEVAIRAAFKAVLEGKQVAILVPTTILAQQHFETFRERMQEYPVEIQMMSRFRTPKQVKETKEGIKSGFVDIVVGTHKLLSKDVEYKDLGLLVVDEEQRFGVKHKERIKALKTNVDVLTLTATPIPRTLHMSLLGVRDLSVIETPPENRFPVQTYVLEQNMNFVKEALEREVSRGGQAFYLYNRVQSIYQKSEQLSMLMPNARIGVAHGQMSERELEETMLNFVGGEYDILVTTTIIETGVDVPNANTLIIEDANRFGLSQLYQLRGRVGRSSRIGYAYFLHEQNKVLTEVAEQRLQAIKEFTELGSGFKIAMRDLNIRGAGNLLGSQQHGFIDSVGYDLYSQMLEEAVNVKRGIEPESEVPQLEVDIKIDAYIPAEYIKNEQAKIEMYKKLRSITTHSQLEDIKDELMDRFGEYPVEVQRLLDVVEIRLNGIHFGITEIKEVAKTIQLTASEYTTNHLKGDVLFKVTEPLGRKLKIAVADNQMVFKLQKTKQWMDDLKFLTKVINESLVDDDTI
- the pth gene encoding aminoacyl-tRNA hydrolase, translating into MKCIVGLGNIGKKYDRTRHNIGFEVVDELLKRHQLQIDKQKFKGAYTIGLINGEKVMLIEPMTFMNLSGEAVRPLMDYYNVDIEDLVVLYDDMDQSQGRLRLRQKGSAGGHNGIKSLIQHLGTDQFDRIRIGIDRPTNGMSVPSYVLQKFSDDEMITMEKVIERAADACEALIKGETFQNVMNQYNGEIK
- a CDS encoding 50S ribosomal protein L25/general stress protein Ctc, which translates into the protein MASLKSVIRQGKQTRSSLRKLRTSGIIPAVVYGYGAKNTSVKVDEIEFIKTIREVGRNGVIELGVGSKTIKVMVSDYQFDSLKNQITHVDFLAINMKEELTVDVPVVLVGEAVGASEGGVVQQPLFDLQVTTTPDAIPENIEVDITELGIGDSYLVGDLDATDKYSIENDKEDAVVTVVPPTDEPAEDAEETAAEEANAVSAEDAE
- a CDS encoding ribose-phosphate diphosphokinase — encoded protein: MLNTEYKNSSLKIFSLEGNQPLAQEVANLVGIPLGKSTVKRFADGEVQINIEESIRGCDVFIIQPTSNPVNEHLMELLIMIDACKRASAANINIVMPYYGYARQDRKARSREPITAKLVANIIEKAGASRMIALDLHAPQIQGFFDIPIDHLMGVPILSNYFFEKGLDPETTVVVSPDHGGVTRARKMADRLKTPIAIIDKRRPKPNVAEVMNIVGDIDGKTAIIIDDIIDTAGTITLAADALIKKGAKEVYACCTHPVLSGPAKERIENSQIKELVVTNSIQLPEDRKPSNVKELSVAELLAQAIVRVYEQESVSVLFD
- the glmU gene encoding bifunctional UDP-N-acetylglucosamine diphosphorylase/glucosamine-1-phosphate N-acetyltransferase GlmU is translated as MQKYAVVLAAGKGTRMKSKLYKVLHPVAGEAMVQHVIDSVKNAGVETVVTVVGHGAEKVKETIGHASQFVHQEEQLGTAHAVKTAKDILGNKKGTTIVVCGDTPLISDETIHALLTFHESENTVATVLSAKVNDPFGYGRIIRGNDGQVSGIVEQKDATAEQAEVNEISSGIFAFDNQKLFETLEKVNNDNAQGEYYLPDVIRILKEEDEKVSAYITDDVDGIMGVNDRVQLAKAEQKMKERINLQHMINGVTIVDPATTYIGKHVVIGEDTVIEPGTSINGKTIIGKNVTIGMNSDIKNSTIKDDATIKQSVITDSVVGEFSTVGPFAQLRPGSELGKETKIGNFVETKKAVLKDGAKVSHLSYIGDAEVGARTNIGCGSITVNYDGVNKFRTIIGDDAFIGCNSNLVAPVEVGDGAFIAAGSTITDDVPDESLALGRARQTTKEGYYKTK
- the spoVG gene encoding septation regulator SpoVG encodes the protein MKVTDVRLRKIQTDGRMKALVSITLDDAFVIHDLRVIEGNSGLFVAMPSKRTPDGEFRDIAHPINSEMRQEIQEAVMKVYDETDEVIIPKSAQEASKSENEENENENEDKNENEKEV
- a CDS encoding RidA family protein; this encodes MKSINSANAPEALGPYCHAVVVDNLVFTSGQIPLNQQGEIVSDDVKAQTKQVLENLKTVLEESGATLDSVVKSLIFIKDMNDFQDINSVYGEYFDEHLPARSCVEVARLPKDVKVEIEMIAKIK
- the purR gene encoding pur operon repressor, yielding MRFKRSERIVYMTQYLLKHPNELVPLTYFVNHFGQAKSSISEDIQIIKETFNAERLGIIETTAGASGGVTYRPKMYVEEARELIARLCELLKEKERLLPGGYLFMSDLVGNPKLLNQVGELIATMYMDEELDAVVTIATKGISLANAVAKVLNLPVVVIRKDNKVTEGSTVSINYVSGSSRKIETMVLSKRTLDEYSNVLIVDDFMRAGGSINGVINLMNEFKATVKGVSVLVESKEVKHRLIEDYTSLVRLSDVDEYNQQFSVEEGNCLKRFN
- the ispE gene encoding 4-(cytidine 5'-diphospho)-2-C-methyl-D-erythritol kinase, with the protein product MIYETAPAKINLTLDTLYKRDDGYHEVEMIMTTVDLNDRLTFESRDDGEIIIDVEHNFVPSDHRNLAYKAAKLMQDKYNIKKGVKISLEKSIPISAGLAGGSSDAAATFRGLNELWEINESLEVLSELAAEIGSDIAFCIYGKTALCQGRGEQITHLPKPPSAWVVIAKPDIGVSTPEIYGALDLNEKVEVRTQDCLDAIENNNYELLCQSLGNSLEKITMKLYPEVEKLKNTMKNSGVDAALMSGSGPTIYGFVQKERQAKQVYNALMGCCHDVYIARLLG
- the veg gene encoding biofilm formation stimulator Veg encodes the protein MPKTLVDIKKILDCQLGNRIVLKANGGRKKLIERSGVLKETYPSVFVVELDQEKHNFERVSYTYTDVLTENVQVTFMNELKEEFIVQ
- the rsmA gene encoding 16S rRNA (adenine(1518)-N(6)/adenine(1519)-N(6))-dimethyltransferase RsmA; its protein translation is MMNDKDIATPKRTKALLDQYGFKFKKSLGQNFLIDTNIIQKIISASDIDENTGVIEVGPGMGSLTEQLARSAKKVLAFEIDQRLIPVLEDTLSPYNNVTIVNEDILKANVKEEIDKHLQDCDKIMLVANLPYYITTPILMNLLENHLPIDGYVVMMQKEVGERLNAQVGSKSYGSLSIACQYYTETERVLVVPKTVFMPPPNVDSIVIKLTTRKEPIVEVEDEKLLFTLSKGGFAQRRKTILNNYISTIKEGKAHKEEIVEWLNDSNIDPKRRGETLTIQEYAHLCNNLKKYPNLSV
- the rnmV gene encoding ribonuclease M5; this encodes MKINEFVVVEGRDDTVNVKRAVDCDTIETNGSAISKETLEVIKQAHEKRGVIVLTDPDFPGDKIRNTIKQYIPSVKHAFIPREKAKNKRGKIGVEHASVDTVKNALMNVSSPLEANIETIDKAVLIDLGLIIGPDSRRKREILCSKLNIGHSNGKQLLNKLNAFGYTEKDVKEALGYKKGGTS